One Halomonas sp. M4R1S46 genomic window carries:
- a CDS encoding Gfo/Idh/MocA family protein codes for MSAFRLGLAGVGKIARDQHLAAIAATPGLELVATADPHARLDGVTAYPSLAAMLNAEPSLDGVAICTPAHLRHELASLALRHDKAVLLEKPPGATLAEIEDLRVLAAARDRVLFAAWHSRFAPGIATARAWLADKAVRGVAIRWHEDVRVWHPGQHWLWEAGGMGVFDPGINALSIATELLAPFFLRRATLQIPQNCQTPIAAALAFRTAAGVEIEADLDFRHEDPPCWEMRIDTAQGVLTLEKGGARLVIDGETVMDEPEREYPGVYAHFRDLLERGASDMDIAPLRHVADALMLGHRQAVAPFHD; via the coding sequence ATGTCCGCCTTTCGCCTGGGCCTGGCCGGTGTCGGCAAGATCGCCCGCGACCAGCACCTGGCCGCCATCGCCGCCACCCCCGGCCTCGAACTCGTCGCCACGGCGGATCCCCATGCCCGCCTCGACGGTGTCACCGCCTATCCGTCCCTGGCGGCGATGCTCAACGCCGAGCCGAGCCTTGACGGGGTGGCGATCTGTACCCCGGCCCACCTGCGTCACGAGCTCGCCTCCCTGGCGCTGCGCCACGACAAGGCGGTGCTGCTGGAGAAACCCCCCGGCGCGACCCTGGCCGAGATCGAGGACCTGAGGGTCCTCGCCGCCGCGCGGGACCGGGTGCTGTTCGCCGCCTGGCACTCGCGGTTCGCGCCGGGGATCGCCACCGCCAGGGCGTGGTTGGCCGACAAGGCCGTGCGCGGCGTGGCCATCCGCTGGCATGAAGACGTGCGGGTCTGGCACCCCGGCCAGCACTGGCTCTGGGAAGCCGGTGGCATGGGGGTCTTCGACCCCGGCATCAACGCGCTGTCCATCGCCACCGAGCTGCTGGCACCGTTCTTCCTGCGCCGCGCGACCCTCCAGATCCCGCAGAATTGCCAGACGCCGATCGCCGCGGCCCTCGCGTTCCGCACTGCCGCCGGGGTCGAGATCGAGGCCGATCTCGACTTCCGCCACGAAGACCCGCCGTGCTGGGAGATGCGCATCGACACCGCGCAGGGCGTGTTGACGCTCGAGAAGGGGGGCGCCCGCCTGGTCATCGACGGCGAGACGGTGATGGATGAGCCGGAGCGGGAGTACCCGGGCGTCTATGCTCACTTCCGCGACCTGCTCGAGCGCGGGGCGAGCGATATGGACATCGCCCCCCTGCGCCACGTGGCCGATGCCCTGATGCTCGGCCACCGGCAGGCCGTGGCGCCGTTCCACGACTGA
- a CDS encoding IlvD/Edd family dehydratase has product MAQESRRISPDPLRSRDWFDNPDHPGTTALCLERYLNQGVTLEELTSGRPIIGICQSGSDLTPCNRHHVELVKRVKDGIRAAGGVPFEFPMHPIHENVRRPTAALDRNLAYLGLVEVLHGYPLDGVVLTTGCDKTTPASLMAAATVNIPAIVLSGGPMLNGWRGAERVGSGTIVWEMRKRLAAGDIDYPEFLSRIADSAPSVGHCNTMGTASTMNSLAEALGMSLPGSAMIPGPYKERGAVAYRTGERIVDMVRGDLRPSDILTREAFENAVVTCSALGGSSNAPIHVNAIARHAGVALDNDDWQRLGHEVPLLANVMPAGAYLGEEFHRAGGVPAVMHELLEAGRLHGEAPTVNGRTMGENLAGRETRDPEVIRRYANPLVEHAGFLNLTGNLFDSALMKTSVISADFRRRFLEALDDPEAFEGRVVVFDGAEDYHARIDDPALGIDATTILVMRGAGPVGHPGGAEVVNMQPPEALIRAGIEALPCLGDGRQSGTSGSPSILNASPEAATGGPLALLETEDRLRVDLGRGEVRLMVDDAELAARRERLERQGGYRYPAHQTPWQEIQRSMVEPLDRGMTLAPAPKYRDVARRSPPRDNH; this is encoded by the coding sequence ATGGCCCAAGAGTCACGCCGGATCTCCCCCGACCCACTCCGCTCGCGCGACTGGTTCGATAACCCGGACCACCCCGGCACCACCGCGCTATGCCTCGAGCGCTACCTGAACCAGGGCGTCACCCTGGAGGAACTGACCAGCGGGCGCCCGATCATCGGCATCTGCCAGTCGGGCTCCGACCTGACGCCCTGCAACCGCCACCACGTGGAGCTGGTGAAGCGGGTCAAGGACGGCATCCGCGCCGCCGGCGGAGTGCCCTTCGAGTTCCCCATGCACCCCATCCACGAGAACGTGCGCCGCCCCACCGCGGCGCTGGACCGTAATCTCGCCTACCTGGGCCTGGTCGAGGTGCTGCACGGCTACCCGCTGGACGGCGTGGTGCTGACCACCGGCTGCGACAAGACCACCCCGGCCAGCCTGATGGCCGCGGCCACGGTCAATATCCCGGCGATCGTGCTCTCCGGCGGGCCGATGCTCAACGGCTGGCGGGGCGCCGAGCGTGTCGGCTCGGGCACCATCGTCTGGGAGATGCGCAAGCGCCTGGCCGCCGGCGACATCGACTACCCCGAGTTCCTGTCGCGGATCGCCGATTCCGCGCCCTCGGTGGGCCACTGCAATACCATGGGCACCGCCTCGACCATGAACTCGCTGGCCGAGGCGCTGGGCATGAGCCTGCCCGGCTCGGCGATGATCCCCGGCCCCTACAAGGAACGTGGCGCGGTCGCCTACCGGACCGGCGAGCGCATCGTCGACATGGTCCGGGGGGACCTGCGGCCGAGCGACATCCTGACCCGCGAGGCGTTCGAGAACGCCGTGGTCACCTGCTCGGCGCTGGGTGGCTCCTCCAACGCGCCGATCCACGTCAACGCCATCGCCCGGCATGCCGGCGTCGCCCTCGACAACGACGACTGGCAGCGCCTGGGCCACGAGGTGCCACTACTGGCCAACGTGATGCCGGCCGGGGCCTATCTGGGCGAGGAGTTCCACCGCGCCGGCGGCGTGCCGGCGGTGATGCACGAGCTGCTGGAGGCCGGCCGGCTCCACGGCGAGGCGCCGACCGTCAATGGCCGGACGATGGGCGAGAACCTGGCGGGGCGCGAGACCCGGGACCCCGAGGTGATCCGCCGTTACGCCAACCCGCTGGTCGAACACGCCGGCTTCCTCAACCTCACCGGCAACCTGTTCGACTCGGCGCTGATGAAGACCAGCGTGATCTCCGCCGACTTCCGCCGGCGCTTCCTCGAGGCCCTGGATGATCCCGAGGCCTTCGAGGGTCGCGTGGTGGTCTTCGATGGCGCCGAGGACTACCATGCGCGCATCGACGACCCGGCGCTCGGCATCGACGCGACCACCATCCTGGTGATGCGCGGCGCCGGCCCGGTGGGCCATCCCGGCGGGGCCGAGGTGGTCAACATGCAGCCGCCCGAGGCGCTGATTCGTGCCGGCATCGAGGCCTTGCCGTGCCTCGGCGACGGGCGCCAGTCGGGCACCTCCGGCTCGCCGTCGATCCTCAACGCCTCGCCGGAGGCGGCCACCGGCGGGCCGCTGGCGCTGCTCGAGACGGAGGACCGGCTGCGGGTGGACCTCGGCCGCGGCGAGGTACGCCTCATGGTCGATGACGCCGAACTCGCGGCGAGGCGTGAGCGACTCGAGCGGCAGGGCGGCTATCGCTATCCCGCTCACCAGACGCCTTGGCAGGAGATCCAGCGCTCGATGGTCGAGCCGCTGGATCGCGGCATGACCCTGGCGCCGGCGCCGAAGTATCGCGACGTGGCGCGCCGCAGCCCGCCGAGGGATAACCACTAG
- a CDS encoding sodium:solute symporter family protein has protein sequence MVYTSAILLSLIGYFVIGHLAGRRVKHLDDYLVAGRNAPTFLILGTLVASYLSTSAFLGETGFAYQGYPFVMLIFAAISTSGCLLGALAFGRYLRRSGALTVPEFFGKRFASKRVQRIAGLTTVLGLGAYLLGVMQGAGIMFEELTGLPYWVGLVLVWLTYTGFILYSGSPGVMLTDTIMFVIFSVAALGGSIYIIQDLGGWHGVVEGLLAQGDKPGIALWHGVLQGDDATFSTPGEALTWGLTLGLVWAAVLAASPWQSSRYLMARNEHVVMRSAMLTAVSLAVFYALMMMTGAAINLYDPTLNGERAMVWAALNVLPAWLGVVILTGVFAAGLSSCSTFLSIIGFSISNDILPANRNEASAMRASRIAVLGAGLIALILALFQPPAVMAVVWFAATLFASSWGPVALMSIWSRRITAAGAGWGLTVGFVGNLILSLMVQAEWLALPTYLHPVLLSTLMALVAIAVASSLTRVSQAERDYRAFLHRADEHEPSGWTAGSRGVAAFTMLAGVGVGAFLWRQYADTLAALAGQFGIPESAVTGAYALAVGCGGMLVIAGAVGYRVVRSRNAPAHNARPAES, from the coding sequence ATGGTCTATACAAGCGCCATCCTGCTGAGCCTGATCGGCTATTTCGTCATCGGCCACCTGGCCGGGCGTCGGGTCAAGCACCTCGACGACTACCTGGTCGCGGGGCGCAACGCCCCGACCTTTCTCATCCTCGGCACCCTGGTCGCCAGCTACCTGAGCACCAGCGCCTTCCTCGGCGAGACCGGCTTCGCCTACCAGGGCTATCCCTTCGTGATGCTGATCTTCGCCGCCATCAGCACCTCCGGGTGCCTGCTCGGCGCCCTGGCCTTCGGGCGCTACCTGCGCCGCAGCGGCGCCCTGACCGTGCCGGAGTTCTTCGGCAAGCGTTTCGCCTCCAAGCGCGTGCAGAGGATCGCCGGGCTGACCACCGTGCTCGGCCTGGGCGCCTACCTGCTGGGCGTGATGCAGGGCGCCGGCATCATGTTCGAGGAGCTCACCGGACTGCCCTACTGGGTCGGCCTGGTGCTGGTGTGGCTGACCTACACCGGCTTCATCCTCTACTCCGGCTCGCCGGGCGTGATGCTGACCGACACGATCATGTTCGTGATCTTCTCGGTGGCGGCGCTCGGCGGCTCGATCTACATCATCCAGGACCTGGGCGGCTGGCACGGCGTGGTCGAGGGGCTCCTGGCCCAGGGCGACAAGCCCGGCATCGCGCTGTGGCACGGCGTCCTGCAGGGTGACGACGCGACCTTCTCCACGCCGGGCGAAGCCCTGACCTGGGGCCTGACCCTGGGCCTGGTGTGGGCCGCCGTGCTGGCGGCGAGCCCCTGGCAGTCCAGCCGCTACCTGATGGCGCGCAACGAGCACGTGGTGATGCGCTCGGCGATGCTCACCGCGGTCTCGCTGGCCGTCTTCTACGCCCTGATGATGATGACCGGCGCGGCCATCAACCTCTACGACCCGACCCTGAACGGCGAACGCGCCATGGTGTGGGCGGCCCTCAACGTCCTGCCGGCCTGGCTGGGCGTGGTGATCCTCACCGGCGTCTTCGCCGCCGGCCTGTCCTCCTGCTCGACCTTCCTGTCGATCATCGGCTTCAGCATCTCCAACGACATCCTGCCGGCCAACCGCAACGAAGCCTCGGCCATGCGCGCCAGCCGGATCGCGGTGCTAGGAGCCGGTCTGATCGCCCTGATCCTGGCGCTGTTCCAGCCGCCGGCGGTGATGGCCGTGGTGTGGTTCGCGGCGACCCTGTTCGCCTCCTCCTGGGGCCCGGTGGCGCTGATGAGCATCTGGAGCCGCCGGATCACCGCCGCCGGCGCTGGCTGGGGCCTGACGGTCGGCTTCGTCGGCAACCTCATCCTGTCGCTGATGGTGCAGGCCGAGTGGCTCGCGCTGCCGACCTACCTGCACCCCGTGCTGCTCAGCACCCTGATGGCGCTGGTGGCCATCGCCGTGGCCTCGTCGCTGACCCGAGTCAGCCAGGCCGAGCGCGACTACCGGGCCTTCCTGCATCGTGCCGACGAGCACGAGCCCAGCGGCTGGACCGCCGGTTCCCGCGGGGTGGCCGCGTTCACCATGCTGGCGGGCGTCGGCGTCGGTGCCTTCCTGTGGCGCCAGTACGCCGATACGCTGGCCGCGCTCGCCGGCCAATTCGGCATCCCCGAATCCGCGGTCACCGGCGCCTACGCCCTGGCCGTCGGCTGCGGCGGCATGCTGGTCATCGCCGGCGCCGTGGGTTACCGGGTGGTACGGTCCCGGAATGCCCCGGCACACAACGCCCGTCCCGCCGAGTCCTGA